GTAGTCACCAAATTGATGTCagtacaataaaaaacaaaatataatgcttGTGACTTTGtaagttgattttattattattaaattcaaaaaattatattaccacTTACCGAACAACTAACCAATTttgttatgtaggtactgatGTACtaagtattatgatttatgactagaatccccaaattttatattttgtacattcaTGTTGATTGTTGatagtataattatctataattaccGTGATTGAATATTTATTGTCTGTACAATTATATGGATATAAAtcattcttaaataataataataatattttgaaaagtttgtaTCGATTGGCGTATCTGGAATTAAACATCTGTACATCCGTAGTAcaattttaataccaaaaaaagTTCCACGACAGTATGTGATTCTTACATTTTGTGGAATTTTTCGATCaccaataattatcatttttagatCCAATAGGCGCTctataaattcttaattttgttatatgatctaatattagtgttattatggatctttaattattaattttcaatttactctactcaaataaatcaatttaattttacagttttttgaACGaacttattttacattttttaattttaaaaatctgacTCATCTTTACTCTAATATATCAGTGCgggatacttaaatataatttatttattttctctataaaaattatactgttAAAAGTTGCACATAAATAACTTCATGACAtacttataagttgtaactaaTTGCTAATgttactatacaatttaattttaaaagtacgtGCGTCATGCACTCTGCAACATCTAGCCATGCTATAACAGTagcattaaatagtataatatataatatatatattggtagaTTAACTTTAGGCAGATAATTTCCACTGTCAGAAGTTAATCCCACAATTAATCGCCAATTTTGCGTTTATGCCGATATTGTTTCTTTCTGATTACaaccaaaacatattatagtcgCCTTGTTCGAGTAGGACTGGTGATACTGACTGCCGTCGTTTTATTTCTGGTGGTATACTACCTCCAGGAATCCTTGGAGTACAACTCTGCTACCAGAATCTCCGACCAAGAATTCTGGTTTCCATCGTCAAGCATATTGAGAGCAGTATCGTTCAGCGAGGTCGGAAACACATCCTACGTCGAACCACCCACCCAGTTAGTACCTAGTGTAAAAactgacatattttttaattgcgattgatattattattaaagactcACACTGGAACGTCTGGAACGATGTTGATTATTTTCTTCAGATTTCAATCAAAACGTTGCCTGTACCTAGTAGTACTGATAATACTGACCGCCATAGTTTCGTTCCTAGTCTTATATCCAGAATCACATGCCACCGACCACAAAATCGATGATCCAGATTTCCAGGTACCACTACAGTCGAATATCCCAGCGGGCTTGTACAATGAAGTTGGAATTGTCTCTAACGGTGGACCGTGCTCACAAATCGgagtgtaataaaattattaaattacaatattattaaaataacaaaaatattgccaaaaaatagattttttaatatatttaatactttatactctACTACTTTTACTAGTACCTATTgctttttaaaaacaactttaaatTGTTCNNNNNNNNNNNNNNNNNNNNNNNNNNNNNNNNNNNNNNNNNNNNNNNNNNActgaaatattgttacaaaaatatttatttattaaaatacatcaatgataagctgtttgtcttaaaataatataatttagaaataaaataaaataaaataatttagaaataaaatgtataattcacataAACTATGTGCgtattacatgaaataaaatttatatttgaaaaaaaaccaagtcttacgaaatatactataaaacatgtattttttacattcttataatcgaaatatgcaataatagtaattttattcaatatatgcaataatatgcattttatccaaaatatgcaaaaacatgcaaataaaaataccaccatttatctcatcatgaggtgattcgtggacattactgacaaaatcaataatcagaagtagcaaaaaaaacatgcttttCATTTAAATCCTAGCCCTTGGTTATAACACAGTTATCTTGAGTTGTACATAAAATTGCTATtggtatgataataaaaaatgttgattgatgAATGATTATGGTACCTCCTCTCCCCTCCCCCCACTAAATAAGTCTCTGACAatgttaggtataattttatatttgagtttATGTTACACTAATTTtgtagcataatattaattattatatatatatatatttcttaaatacctataggtacctatagcagttgttttagaatttaaatcatacatttatggGATAGGTACAATACAATGTTATGGCATCTGACGATTTACGACTGTacaattgttatatattgttataaccaAGTGTCAtatcaattttgataatatgcTATGACTGCGGAAGTAGAAGTGTAGATGGGGTCTAATACTATAGTACTGTACCGACAGCCTTGAACACGACTCGTAGTTGTATGGACTAATGGCTTATCGGTTGATAAGTTgaccgaattttaaaaaaaaatgtataaaaaaattatgaggaCGCCACaccagtattttaaatttacgtcCCACAAGCGTGTAACATCGAACATTTACATTTCGCAGTTCAAGTGAACTTCGTTAGGTAgttctaatattataagagtgaatcgacctattgtaaaatatgtaaggAAACTATATTATCTGTTGTCTCTGaaggttttattttagtttaaatttacacAAAAAAGTTATGTTATAGTTATGACTCATaagcattattaaaatttagattttgagcggagcgatgaatgtattgatgttacaatgatgtgtgatgaactcgattttgatttttgatgtaactctaaaaaaaattatttttgatatatgaactatgaagtgttcactaaatatttatattacatagaaaatTGTTCtttataccataacattttcaaaacattttactcattttgaactatttatagacatatgaaatattctattattattagtttttagattgtgagtagaacgatgaatgtattgattttacaatgatgtgtgtttttttatttatttactttttaaaattttttttttgtgtcgtcATCTcggtttggagcagtaaaagttcttcgattttcttcaacagtaccttgttcgatgggaaagtgaatttagttggagCATTCGGgtggtaaaattttaaaattctcaatagttttcaaaagaatctggaaaacaacataaaaattaaggaaaaacgggaatttttaggcaaaatcggtttttgacaaaatcgattttggttttaagtgtaaatcaaaaacaaatgaaagtacctacaaattaaatttacactgattttttatatttgcattttctacacacgatacaattttcaaaacattttgatctGTTTgggaatattttcaattttcaattttattagtatttttttcaataaatgtcagtaaaactttatttgttaggtaaaaaagtttgacaatttattacaaggctcttactatatttttacaattatatttaaaaaatatattaaaaatccttagtcacagttttttttataagcatttaaagttcaaatcttgacaaaatacggaaaaatcacgaaaattatcaatttattttgaattgcgaattcataaatttttttttttaaatctaagattttaaaatgtaacacaagattattcataagtttttctacctttatcaaaaaaaaaaaatttctacaagcaaatcaaattaaatttttatgagtgtttgaagttcatatttttacaagattggatattcactcgatttctcatgtagcggtttggttattttattatt
This portion of the Acyrthosiphon pisum isolate AL4f chromosome A1, pea_aphid_22Mar2018_4r6ur, whole genome shotgun sequence genome encodes:
- the LOC100569370 gene encoding uncharacterized protein LOC100569370 isoform X1 yields the protein MLVTLTGDTDCRRFISGGILPPGILGVQLCYQNLRPRILVSIVKHIESSIVQRGRKHILRRTTHPTHTGTSGTMLIIFFRFQSKRCLYLVVLIILTAIVSFLVLYPESHATDHKIDDPDFQVPLQSNIPAGLYNEVGIVSNGGPCSQIGV
- the LOC100569370 gene encoding uncharacterized protein LOC100569370 isoform X3; protein product: MLVTFRLVRVGLVILTAVVLFLVVYYLQESLEYNSATRISDQEFWFPSSSILRAVSFSEVGNTSYVEPPTQLTLERLERC
- the LOC100569370 gene encoding uncharacterized protein LOC100569370 isoform X2, with product MLVTFRLVRVGLVILTAVVLFLVVYYLQESLEYNSATRISDQEFWFPSSSILRAVSFSEVGNTSYVEPPTQFQSKRCLYLVVLIILTAIVSFLVLYPESHATDHKIDDPDFQVPLQSNIPAGLYNEVGIVSNGGPCSQIGV